In Treponema sp. OMZ 798, the following proteins share a genomic window:
- a CDS encoding BrnT family toxin, producing MTFEWDKNKNQINIRKHGVSFEEAQEAFFDKNRVILYDERHSDKEKRYFCLGKVEDKILTVRFTLRNENIRIIGAGYWREGKRRYEEENRIQ from the coding sequence ATGACATTTGAATGGGATAAGAATAAAAATCAAATAAATATAAGAAAACATGGTGTTTCATTTGAAGAAGCTCAGGAAGCTTTTTTTGATAAAAATAGAGTTATATTATATGATGAAAGACATTCGGATAAAGAGAAAAGATATTTTTGTCTTGGTAAAGTTGAAGACAAAATATTGACGGTGCGTTTTACCTTACGTAATGAGAATATTAGGATAATAGGTGCCGGATATTGGCGAGAAGGAAAAAGAAGATATGAAGAAGAAAATAGAATACAGTGA
- a CDS encoding BrnA antitoxin family protein — translation MPDIGEKEKEDMKKKIEYSDAPKQVAESILLSERIDDFLPPPDRLIRKSEKVKITITLDSESIAFFKASAKKNNVKYQTMINEILSKYAERYSYTI, via the coding sequence GTGCCGGATATTGGCGAGAAGGAAAAAGAAGATATGAAGAAGAAAATAGAATACAGTGATGCTCCTAAACAAGTAGCTGAGTCAATATTGTTATCGGAAAGGATTGATGATTTTCTACCACCACCGGACAGATTAATAAGAAAATCTGAAAAAGTAAAAATTACGATAACGCTGGATAGTGAAAGTATTGCATTTTTTAAAGCTTCAGCAAAGAAAAATAATGTAAAATATCAAACAATGATAAATGAAATATTAAGCAAATATGCTGAAAGATATAGTTATACTATTTGA
- a CDS encoding SEFIR domain-containing protein, translated as MKVFISYAWTNPEYTSKILLLAERLMSDGVETIIDKWNLSAGQDKYAFMEQMIQDSSIDHVLIMLNREYKQKSDERKGGVGTEAQIISSDLYNKVDQTKFIPIVIEKDDNGNAYLPIYLNNRIYIDLSENENYEYRYEELLRSIYKRPQFQKPKLGTAPLWIFEDRENISNINIKERELIASIEKNDKRKIIKTRDYIEAIQSELVNAEITEEYDGQSDFGKVALDSFTAMTPVKNSLLNVLKNIAIYDESIETFDEFFQFFRNIEKFYRPNTKKNNSSWTLGQYDNYALFFYELIISSMAILLKFNRYDLANKFLSNVLIKDNATNWMYGGLEKNIETIYDKFESLHIIPEYFQSITGKNFLQPVVEILKNRVFPSLYFSDIIEADLVLHYYRTFTSKYNQYFPRFTVYLGECKLTFLINLIYKDKSKRVLTVFGIDNLALLKEKIDNGYFLYDKVYTDYYNRIPKLTSLIDQKLWGTK; from the coding sequence ATGAAAGTATTTATATCATACGCTTGGACAAATCCTGAGTACACCTCAAAAATATTACTACTGGCTGAAAGATTAATGTCTGATGGAGTTGAAACAATTATTGACAAGTGGAATCTTTCTGCTGGTCAGGATAAATATGCATTTATGGAACAGATGATTCAAGATAGTAGTATCGACCATGTACTGATAATGCTTAATCGAGAATACAAACAAAAATCCGATGAGAGGAAAGGTGGAGTAGGAACTGAAGCACAGATTATTAGTTCAGATTTGTATAATAAAGTCGACCAAACTAAGTTTATTCCTATCGTAATTGAAAAAGACGATAATGGAAATGCGTACCTACCGATATATCTTAATAATAGAATTTACATTGATTTATCAGAAAATGAAAATTATGAGTATCGGTATGAAGAACTACTTAGATCAATTTATAAACGTCCTCAGTTTCAAAAACCTAAGCTTGGAACTGCACCTTTATGGATTTTTGAAGATAGAGAAAATATATCAAATATAAATATCAAAGAGAGAGAATTAATTGCTTCTATTGAAAAAAATGATAAAAGGAAGATCATAAAAACAAGAGACTATATAGAAGCAATACAAAGCGAGTTAGTTAATGCAGAAATTACTGAAGAATATGATGGTCAGAGTGATTTTGGAAAGGTTGCACTTGATTCATTTACTGCAATGACTCCTGTTAAAAATAGCTTATTAAATGTATTAAAAAACATAGCCATATATGATGAAAGTATAGAAACTTTCGATGAGTTTTTTCAATTTTTTAGAAATATTGAAAAATTTTATAGACCAAATACTAAAAAAAATAATTCATCATGGACACTGGGGCAATACGATAATTATGCATTATTTTTTTATGAACTTATAATAAGTTCAATGGCTATTCTATTAAAATTTAATAGGTATGATCTTGCAAATAAATTTTTAAGTAACGTTTTGATAAAAGATAATGCTACAAATTGGATGTATGGTGGGCTAGAAAAAAATATTGAAACCATTTATGATAAATTCGAAAGCTTACATATAATACCAGAATATTTTCAATCAATTACTGGTAAAAATTTTTTACAACCTGTTGTTGAAATACTAAAAAATCGAGTTTTTCCCAGTTTATATTTCTCAGATATCATAGAAGCAGACTTGGTCTTACATTACTATCGTACATTTACATCTAAATATAATCAATATTTTCCACGTTTTACTGTGTATTTAGGAGAATGCAAACTAACATTCCTTATCAACCTTATTTATAAAGATAAATCGAAGAGAGTTCTTACTGTTTTTGGTATTGATAATTTGGCTCTTCTGAAGGAAAAAATAGATAATGGCTATTTCCTTTATGATAAAGTATATACCGATTATTATAATAGAATTCCAAAGTTGACATCATTAATAGATCAAAAATTATGGGGAACTAAATAA
- a CDS encoding C45 family autoproteolytic acyltransferase/hydolase, whose translation MYHPRFKGNHYAMGQKLGSILKQSNVSFPINLDSFQKKFGKESGIILNDMFPEIVAEIKGITDQIGIDNAIFTSWLMCMGCCLDVYENESTEIRGCTAFTFIHDEKVYYARNNDLPPFLEPISKSIYYRPENGNSFILNTSSFVNGEEGINEYGLVAAMTFVKPIIEEIKPGINSVLIVRLVLEKCKTVIEAVKFIEELPIASSCNILLADKLGDMVVLECHPKKINKRMPTISSINGKYIVTVNHFTSKSMWKYDESNRDIFMSDARFKTVKLAFDAYKITDAVQYAKDILMGKYGFMCQYPDDGNFTTIWASLMNISDGNILRAEEHPLKRKFVPDKRLKMDLH comes from the coding sequence ATGTATCATCCAAGATTCAAAGGCAATCATTATGCAATGGGGCAAAAACTAGGTTCTATATTAAAGCAAAGTAATGTTTCATTTCCGATAAATCTCGATTCATTTCAAAAGAAATTTGGAAAGGAAAGTGGTATAATTCTAAATGATATGTTTCCAGAGATAGTTGCAGAAATTAAAGGAATAACTGACCAAATAGGAATAGATAATGCTATATTTACATCTTGGTTAATGTGTATGGGGTGTTGTCTTGATGTATATGAAAATGAATCTACTGAGATACGAGGTTGTACTGCTTTTACTTTTATTCATGATGAAAAAGTTTACTATGCAAGAAATAATGATTTACCCCCATTTCTGGAACCAATCAGTAAAAGTATTTATTATAGACCTGAAAATGGAAATAGTTTTATTCTAAATACTTCTTCATTTGTTAATGGCGAAGAAGGTATTAATGAATATGGGTTGGTTGCAGCTATGACATTTGTAAAACCTATCATTGAAGAAATTAAGCCGGGAATAAATTCTGTTCTTATTGTTCGATTGGTATTAGAAAAATGTAAAACAGTAATTGAAGCCGTTAAATTTATTGAGGAATTACCTATTGCTTCAAGTTGTAACATTTTGCTTGCGGATAAATTGGGAGATATGGTTGTGCTTGAATGTCATCCGAAAAAAATCAATAAAAGAATGCCAACGATAAGTAGTATAAATGGTAAATATATTGTAACAGTAAATCATTTTACTTCAAAATCTATGTGGAAATATGATGAAAGTAATCGTGATATTTTTATGTCAGATGCTAGATTTAAAACAGTGAAGTTAGCATTTGATGCTTACAAAATTACGGATGCCGTTCAATATGCAAAAGATATACTCATGGGTAAGTATGGCTTTATGTGTCAATATCCAGATGATGGGAATTTTACTACAATATGGGCATCCTTAATGAATATTTCTGACGGTAATATATTAAGGGCTGAAGAACATCCTTTAAAGCGCAAGTTTGTGCCAGACAAGCGATTAAAAATGGATTTACACTGA
- a CDS encoding BrnT family toxin, giving the protein MGKTVISENRRFEWDEEKNEINCKKHGFGFEEITDVFDDPYFLVRYDKNHSVDEERWNGIGCINGMLVLVTTFTERERIRIISAQRADNDLKEVYYDYIKKING; this is encoded by the coding sequence ATGGGTAAAACTGTTATAAGTGAAAATCGTCGTTTTGAATGGGATGAAGAAAAGAATGAAATCAACTGTAAAAAACATGGTTTCGGGTTTGAAGAGATAACGGATGTCTTTGATGATCCATATTTTCTTGTCCGATATGATAAAAATCATTCTGTTGATGAAGAAAGATGGAATGGTATAGGTTGTATAAATGGAATGTTGGTTCTTGTAACTACTTTTACGGAACGTGAACGAATTAGAATTATTTCAGCTCAAAGAGCAGATAATGATTTGAAGGAGGTCTATTATGATTACATCAAAAAAATTAACGGCTGA
- a CDS encoding BrnA antitoxin family protein, producing the protein MITSKKLTAERIAEIEKFPITYDEDSPKFSKEELQEFVPYHKEYFDITPKKVSISFKIDADILAMMKATGKGYQTRINKCLRDAVFEGRF; encoded by the coding sequence ATGATTACATCAAAAAAATTAACGGCTGAACGAATTGCAGAAATTGAGAAATTCCCTATTACCTATGATGAAGATTCTCCGAAATTCTCAAAGGAAGAATTACAGGAATTTGTTCCGTATCATAAAGAGTATTTCGACATAACACCAAAAAAGGTATCAATTTCATTTAAAATTGATGCTGATATTCTTGCAATGATGAAGGCAACTGGTAAAGGTTATCAGACAAGAATAAACAAATGTCTTAGAGATGCTGTTTTCGAAGGTAGATTTTAA
- a CDS encoding ISAs1 family transposase, whose amino-acid sequence MKTLKEYFNELNDNRQSGKVKHLISEILVIALCAVCSGVQTVFEIGEFAEVKKDWLKNEVGLLLENGVPSHDTIGRVLAMINPKQFQSLFISWIEQSLNIPTGSYIHIDGKTLRGSASEQSRGIHLVSAFAHEAGVVLGQIKCAEKSNEITAIPELLNLLKLKHSIITIDAMGCQKEIAKEITKKKCDYVLALKENQPAAYNDVKDYFSIEDKDFQNTLLRFETLDIGHGREEKREYFLSTNINWFADKNKWANLKSFGMVKSTVRCKGKQYSEKRYFISSIEDINEFVTAVRTHWTIENTLHWSLDVIFRDDECQIREKNTAENIAILRRICFNRIKMYQNGKTLKRKKMLCTFDDSFRFNVLFS is encoded by the coding sequence ATGAAAACATTAAAAGAATATTTTAACGAACTTAATGATAATCGTCAGTCGGGCAAAGTAAAACATCTAATCAGCGAAATATTGGTAATAGCACTGTGTGCTGTTTGTAGCGGAGTTCAAACTGTATTTGAAATAGGGGAATTTGCCGAAGTAAAAAAGGATTGGCTAAAAAATGAGGTAGGACTCTTGTTAGAAAATGGAGTTCCTTCGCACGACACCATAGGAAGAGTCCTTGCGATGATTAATCCCAAACAATTTCAAAGCCTTTTTATCTCGTGGATTGAACAATCCCTTAATATTCCAACAGGTTCATACATTCATATTGATGGAAAAACATTACGTGGAAGTGCAAGTGAACAAAGTAGAGGTATTCATTTGGTAAGTGCATTCGCTCACGAAGCGGGAGTTGTACTAGGACAAATAAAATGTGCTGAAAAATCGAATGAAATCACAGCAATTCCTGAACTCCTTAACCTTTTAAAACTAAAACACTCGATAATTACTATAGATGCCATGGGGTGTCAAAAAGAAATAGCAAAAGAAATCACAAAGAAAAAATGTGATTATGTATTGGCTCTAAAAGAAAATCAGCCGGCAGCGTATAATGATGTAAAAGATTATTTTTCTATAGAAGATAAAGACTTTCAAAACACACTTTTAAGATTTGAAACCTTGGATATAGGGCATGGCAGAGAAGAAAAAAGAGAATACTTTCTTTCAACTAATATAAACTGGTTTGCAGATAAGAATAAATGGGCAAATTTAAAGAGTTTTGGAATGGTCAAAAGCACTGTAAGGTGCAAAGGCAAACAATACAGTGAAAAGCGTTACTTTATTAGCAGCATAGAGGATATAAATGAGTTTGTAACAGCTGTAAGAACACATTGGACAATAGAAAACACTTTACACTGGTCGCTGGATGTAATATTTAGAGACGATGAATGTCAAATTCGAGAAAAAAATACTGCTGAAAACATAGCAATTTTAAGGAGGATTTGCTTTAATCGAATAAAAATGTATCAAAATGGTAAAACTCTGAAAAGGAAGAAAATGCTTTGTACTTTTGATGATTCATTTAGGTTTAATGTTTTATTTAGCTAA
- a CDS encoding type II toxin-antitoxin system Phd/YefM family antitoxin, translating to MHMPQIVPIRDLKNTSTISNLCHETNEPIFITKNGYGDMVIMSMETYEKNAFFNDLYSNLEEAEMDLQNGRVSGIDEAVEEIKNRYDL from the coding sequence GTGCATATGCCGCAAATAGTACCAATTAGAGACTTAAAAAATACTAGTACGATTTCAAATCTTTGTCATGAAACAAATGAGCCGATTTTTATAACAAAAAATGGCTATGGTGATATGGTTATTATGAGTATGGAAACATATGAAAAAAATGCTTTTTTTAATGATCTTTATAGTAATTTGGAAGAAGCAGAAATGGATTTACAAAACGGCAGGGTTTCCGGTATTGATGAGGCCGTAGAGGAGATAAAAAATCGGTATGATTTATGA
- a CDS encoding type II toxin-antitoxin system RelE/ParE family toxin encodes MIYDVQITDKAKRDLNEIVRYIKEILVNSNAASSLLDDFFRQKSFLTENPYMFPRCSILRLHKKGYHRFIFKNNYLALYLIDEEKKIVTIMHIFYAKRDYGKLL; translated from the coding sequence ATGATTTATGATGTTCAAATCACTGATAAGGCAAAGAGAGATTTGAATGAAATTGTAAGATATATAAAAGAGATACTTGTAAATTCAAATGCTGCATCAAGTTTATTAGATGATTTTTTTAGACAAAAATCTTTTTTAACTGAAAATCCATATATGTTTCCTAGATGTTCTATTTTGAGATTGCATAAAAAAGGTTATCATCGTTTTATATTTAAGAATAATTATCTAGCATTATATTTAATTGATGAAGAGAAAAAGATAGTTACTATAATGCATATATTTTATGCAAAACGTGATTATGGAAAATTATTATAA
- a CDS encoding class I SAM-dependent methyltransferase gives MRDIEKYALDYSADGFEVIQESFRRKKILEILRRYELQEILDIGTGMQPVFTELGNIKYKKYTCIEPSLQLYENAKQKAIGNKKIECINDFFPSEKMNNKKYDFIICSSLLHEIENQEEFLEAIKRNCKKESKVYFCVPNANSFHRILAKRMGIIRNINEKTERNVELQQNNVFDVDSLKEMLEDKVFFIMECGTFFMKPFTHKQMYMAFKEKIIDEKVLEGLYNCSEEFSKNGSEIYMIAKVIT, from the coding sequence ATGCGAGATATTGAAAAATATGCACTGGATTATAGTGCAGATGGCTTTGAAGTTATTCAGGAAAGTTTTAGACGAAAAAAAATATTGGAAATTTTGAGGAGATATGAGCTGCAAGAAATATTAGATATAGGCACTGGCATGCAACCAGTTTTTACTGAGCTTGGAAATATAAAGTATAAAAAATATACCTGTATAGAGCCGAGTTTGCAATTATATGAAAATGCGAAACAAAAAGCAATTGGAAATAAAAAAATCGAATGTATAAATGATTTTTTTCCAAGTGAAAAAATGAATAATAAAAAGTATGACTTTATAATCTGTTCAAGTTTACTACATGAGATAGAAAATCAGGAGGAATTTCTAGAAGCAATAAAAAGAAATTGCAAAAAAGAGAGTAAAGTATATTTTTGTGTTCCCAATGCAAATTCTTTTCATAGAATTCTTGCAAAGAGAATGGGGATCATAAGAAATATTAATGAAAAAACGGAGCGCAATGTAGAGCTTCAGCAGAACAATGTGTTTGATGTAGATAGTCTTAAGGAAATGTTAGAAGATAAAGTTTTTTTTATAATGGAATGCGGAACATTTTTTATGAAGCCTTTTACCCATAAGCAGATGTATATGGCATTTAAAGAAAAAATAATAGATGAAAAAGTTTTAGAGGGATTATATAATTGTAGTGAAGAGTTTTCAAAGAATGGCTCAGAAATTTATATGATTGCTAAAGTAATCACATAA
- a CDS encoding dihydrofolate reductase family protein → MENKNRPITTLFMLVSVDGKISTGSTDELDVDKDFPKIKGLKEGLHQYYEIEQTTDLWSFNTGRVQEKMGANKNTLPPKTPVSFVLLDNSHLDERGIKYFCAKSKEFVLMTSNKNHPAYSVNEENFHILYQEKFSLKNGLYQLKNDFGCERLTVQSGGTVNSIFLREKLIDFVDIILAPVLIGGKDTSTLIDGKSIMSEKELASLGVLKLLECKTLSNSYIRLRYRVIS, encoded by the coding sequence ATGGAAAATAAGAACAGACCAATAACGACATTGTTTATGCTGGTATCAGTTGATGGAAAAATAAGTACAGGCTCGACTGATGAACTTGATGTAGATAAAGATTTTCCTAAAATCAAAGGTTTAAAAGAAGGCCTGCATCAATACTATGAAATCGAACAAACTACTGATTTATGGTCTTTTAATACAGGTCGAGTTCAGGAAAAGATGGGAGCAAACAAAAATACTTTACCTCCAAAAACACCTGTTTCATTTGTTTTGCTAGATAATTCACATTTGGATGAGCGAGGAATAAAGTATTTTTGCGCCAAGTCAAAAGAATTTGTTCTTATGACATCTAACAAAAATCATCCAGCTTATTCAGTTAATGAGGAAAATTTTCATATATTGTATCAGGAAAAATTTTCTTTAAAGAATGGTCTTTACCAGTTAAAAAATGATTTTGGCTGTGAACGTCTTACCGTTCAAAGCGGAGGCACTGTGAATTCTATTTTTCTACGAGAAAAGCTGATTGATTTTGTAGACATAATTTTGGCTCCTGTCCTCATAGGCGGAAAAGATACATCCACACTTATAGACGGTAAATCCATAATGTCTGAAAAAGAGCTTGCATCATTAGGAGTATTGAAGTTATTGGAGTGTAAAACTTTAAGCAATTCATACATTCGTCTTAGATATAGGGTAATCAGCTGA
- a CDS encoding tautomerase family protein, translating to MPHVEIKCFPGRTENQKKLCAKKISEVFAETLGCKTSSVSVAIKDVPEEKWKEEVWNKSIISEKEFLYKNPEYTCN from the coding sequence ATGCCACACGTAGAAATCAAATGTTTTCCTGGAAGAACAGAAAATCAGAAGAAATTGTGTGCTAAAAAAATTTCAGAAGTATTCGCAGAAACATTAGGATGTAAAACTTCAAGCGTTTCAGTAGCAATTAAGGATGTCCCAGAAGAAAAATGGAAAGAAGAAGTTTGGAACAAATCAATTATTTCGGAAAAGGAATTTTTATATAAGAACCCAGAATATACATGTAACTGA
- a CDS encoding nucleotidyltransferase domain-containing protein, whose translation MKAEIKKELDILVNAICNNMKVNEIYLFGSYAYGKPTKDSDFDLYVVIPDNSVRPLIAMQELGLAISSYQKRPVDLLVSNSSSFNKRKNITSCIESEVVKKGVKLYE comes from the coding sequence ATGAAAGCAGAGATAAAGAAAGAATTGGATATTCTTGTTAATGCGATATGTAACAATATGAAAGTTAATGAAATTTACCTCTTCGGATCTTACGCATATGGAAAACCAACAAAAGATAGTGATTTTGATCTTTATGTTGTAATTCCTGATAATTCTGTCCGTCCATTGATAGCTATGCAAGAACTTGGACTTGCAATTTCATCATATCAAAAGCGCCCGGTGGATTTACTTGTTTCAAACAGTAGTTCCTTTAATAAAAGGAAAAACATTACTTCCTGTATAGAAAGTGAAGTTGTAAAAAAAGGAGTAAAACTATATGAATAA
- a CDS encoding GNAT family N-acetyltransferase → MKGVHFNMVIASSEKCNLVSREKDDFEWYWYWLNNGDWRNTDAPWEITHPNEKEEIRELFLKSIDEERNGIKSRVWIESNNTRIGSLNAYGFKKETKSIKIGIGIYESQYRGLGIAQSALKLWMKYFFENLDITRLELETYDFNKPMIRVAEKIGLKLDKIEMNIREWNDLMVDKYYFSINKNEYK, encoded by the coding sequence ATGAAAGGAGTACATTTTAATATGGTTATTGCTAGCTCAGAAAAGTGTAATTTAGTAAGTAGAGAAAAGGACGACTTTGAGTGGTATTGGTATTGGCTAAACAATGGTGATTGGAGAAATACTGATGCTCCATGGGAAATAACACATCCAAATGAAAAGGAAGAAATTAGAGAGTTATTTTTAAAAAGTATTGATGAGGAAAGAAATGGAATAAAAAGTAGAGTTTGGATTGAATCAAATAATACTAGAATAGGTAGTTTAAACGCCTATGGATTCAAAAAAGAAACTAAATCGATAAAAATTGGAATAGGAATATATGAATCGCAGTATCGAGGATTAGGAATAGCTCAATCTGCATTAAAACTTTGGATGAAGTATTTTTTTGAAAATTTAGATATTACTCGTCTTGAACTTGAGACTTATGATTTTAATAAACCGATGATTCGTGTGGCAGAGAAAATAGGATTAAAATTAGATAAGATTGAAATGAATATTAGAGAGTGGAATGATTTGATGGTTGATAAGTACTATTTTAGTATTAATAAAAATGAGTACAAATAA
- a CDS encoding bifunctional 2-polyprenyl-6-hydroxyphenol methylase/3-demethylubiquinol 3-O-methyltransferase UbiG has protein sequence MSKRIEILNSFYDDIDEDSRLDRSRHGQLEYITTMNYIHRYAKAGAKILEIGAGTGRYSITLAKEGYKVTAVELVGSNLEVLRKNGSGIKNIVSYQGDALNLDRFEDNKFDITLLFGPMYHLYDKKDVHKALDEAIRVTKKGGIILTAFLSVYAIMNNNYLKETLAAGIKMNFDDDYKVKHFEEQLFTGYDITEFEQLFESHKTKYLTTVAVDNILESAEGRTDFKMQDKDFDLFVKYHLATCEKRELLGASSHLLYICKKED, from the coding sequence ATGAGCAAGAGAATCGAAATATTAAATTCTTTTTATGATGATATCGATGAAGACTCTAGGTTGGACAGAAGTCGTCATGGACAATTGGAGTATATCACTACAATGAACTATATTCACCGATATGCAAAAGCCGGAGCGAAGATATTGGAAATTGGAGCCGGTACAGGCAGATATTCCATTACCTTGGCAAAGGAAGGATATAAGGTAACGGCTGTTGAGCTGGTAGGGAGCAATCTTGAGGTGCTGAGAAAAAACGGCAGCGGTATTAAAAATATCGTTTCTTATCAGGGGGATGCCTTAAATCTTGATAGATTTGAAGATAATAAATTTGACATTACATTATTATTCGGGCCGATGTATCATTTATATGATAAAAAAGATGTACACAAAGCATTGGATGAAGCAATTCGCGTTACAAAAAAAGGCGGAATAATTTTGACGGCTTTTCTTTCCGTATATGCCATTATGAACAACAATTACCTTAAAGAAACTCTTGCCGCAGGTATAAAGATGAACTTCGATGATGATTATAAAGTTAAACATTTTGAAGAACAGCTGTTTACAGGCTATGACATTACAGAATTTGAACAGCTTTTTGAATCTCATAAGACAAAGTATCTGACTACCGTTGCTGTAGACAATATTTTGGAATCGGCAGAAGGTAGAACCGATTTTAAAATGCAGGATAAAGATTTTGATTTATTTGTTAAGTATCACTTAGCGACATGTGAAAAACGGGAATTGCTTGGAGCTTCAAGTCATCTATTATATATATGCAAAAAAGAAGATTGA
- a CDS encoding transglycosylase domain-containing protein yields MNKYFAILIKSFISLIMLLIFSAIGLYIFLNIYINSKAIEINSLLLKNESLVELSSEQIKIAAYIYTNDKNPKFTKLPLIANLLSSKNRVAYMIAETYFCLTDERAKKLGHMERRFIILGTRRKIEKTLDYKECYNYLYIKLYFGNGIYGINNASEFYFKKNYKELNCEEFVKLTLITLNPVIYDLINGNQKKIERKVSEICSKL; encoded by the coding sequence ATGAATAAATATTTTGCTATTTTAATAAAATCTTTTATCTCACTTATCATGCTGTTAATTTTTAGTGCTATAGGTTTATATATTTTTCTGAATATTTATATAAATTCAAAAGCAATAGAAATAAATTCGCTTCTATTAAAAAATGAATCTTTGGTTGAGTTATCTTCAGAACAAATAAAGATTGCTGCTTATATTTATACAAATGATAAAAATCCTAAATTTACAAAATTGCCGTTGATTGCAAATTTGCTTTCTTCAAAAAATAGAGTAGCATATATGATTGCAGAAACTTATTTTTGTTTAACCGATGAACGAGCAAAAAAACTAGGTCATATGGAACGGAGATTTATTATTTTAGGAACTAGAAGAAAAATTGAAAAAACTTTAGACTATAAAGAATGTTACAACTATCTTTATATAAAGTTATATTTTGGGAATGGAATTTATGGAATTAATAATGCATCTGAATTTTATTTTAAGAAAAACTATAAAGAATTAAACTGTGAAGAATTTGTAAAATTAACATTGATTACATTAAATCCTGTAATCTATGATTTAATAAATGGAAATCAAAAGAAAATTGAAAGAAAAGTTTCAGAAATATGTTCTAAATTGTAA